The DNA window TGCCGAGGTAGATCTCCTCGACGACCTTCCTGTTGTCCTTTTCCTTCTCGACCAGCTTGCCGATGCTGCTCGCCGGATCGGTGACCGCACCGCTGATGAGCGGACCGTTCACCAAGTTCAGGGCGTGTGCCAGACTCATGTTGCTCGTGCGTTCGCACTCGCACGCCGTCTCACGCTTCGGCCGGCCGAAGAGTTTCAGGAAGTCGCTGCCGGTGTCGGTCAACCCGTCGGCGAGATACACCGCCCGCATGCCGTCGGGCAGGCCCTGCACCTTCGGCTTTACGCCCGCGGCGAGGCCGACCGCGTCCATCATCTGCTCGGCACTCAGCCGCCGCGGCAGGAAATGGCTGAAGTTGATCTTGTCGTCGTTGTTCCAGTGATTGGCGACGACCGACGCTTGGTACGTTCGGCTGGTGACGATCGTCCGCACCAACTGCTGCATGTTGAACCCGCTCTTGACGAACTCGTCCGTCAGCGCGTCCAGCAGTTCAGGATTGCTCGGCGGGTTGCTCGCCCGGATGTCATCGACCGGGTCGATGATGCCGACGCCGAAGAAGTAGCTCCACGTGCGGTTGACGTAGCTCCTGGCGAACAGCGGGTTGTCCTTGCTGGTCATCCAGCGGGCGAACGCCTCCTGCCGCACGCGGGCGTCTTCCAGGTTCGGCTGCTCGCCGTAGGGGACGTGCGGCGCGAGCGCCATCGTGGTCTTCGGGTAGATGTTCTCGCCGCCGCGGAAGTTGGTGTAGACGATCTCTTCCCCGGCGCGGGTGCCCGGCTTGAACGAGACGCGGGCGAAGAACGCGCCGAACTCGTAATACTGCTGCTGCGTCCACTTCTCGAACGGGTGGTCGTGGCACTTGTTGCAGTTGAACCGCACGCCGAGGAACGTCTGGCTGATGTCCTCGGTCATCTTGTTGGGCGTCAACTGCTTCTTGTCGTCGAGGTCCTTCAGCGCCCGGTAGTAGTTGACGGCGGGGTTCGTCAGGTTGCTGCCCTGAGCGGTGATCAGCTCGTACGCGAACTGGTCGTAAGGCTTGTTCTGCGCGATCGATTCGCGAATCCATTCGCGGAACGCCCAGACGCCCTTCTCGCCCAGCGCCTTCTGGTTGCACTGGAGCAGGTCGGCCCACTTGTTCGACCAGATCGCGACGTAGTCCTTCGAGCCGAGCAACTGGTCGACCAACTGCCGGCGTTTCTCCTGGCTGGGGGACTGCGACGTCAGGAACGCCCGAGCCACATCGGCCGTCGGCGGCAGGCCGGTGAGATCGAGGTACACCCGACGGAGGTAATCGGCATCGGTGCACTCTTCGCTGGGGAGGATCTTGCGCTTCTCGAGCTTCGCGTTGACGTGCTTGTCGATGAAGTTGTATTCGGCCGTCGGTTTGAACGCGAAGCCGGCGCGATCTCCCATGATCGACACCCCGACGGCAGCGTAAGCACCTTCGTACCTCACGAGCACCGCGGCCTCGCCGCGACGCAGGCCGGTCACCTTCGCGCCGTCCACCTGAACCGCCTCGATGTTGCTGGCGGAAAACACCGCATCACGCGTGACGTCACGCGTCGAACCGTCGGCGTAATGGGCAACAACGACGATCCGCTGCGTGCGGCCTGCAATGTCGAGTGCCACCATCGCGGGGACGACTTCGATCTTTGTCGGTTTGGCGGTCTTAAGTTCGGTTTCGGGCTTAAGGCCCTGGGCGATCCAGTCGCGAATGATGTTGTAGTGGCGGTCGCCGGGCTTGATGACCTGCTTGCCCTCGTGCGGCACGATGCCGGCGGGCTTCATCAGCATGAGCGACTTGTCGGGTTCCACACGGTTCACCCGGCGGCCCTGGAGGGCGTTCACCAGCACGTTGTAGTCGTAGTCGGCGTCGTAACCGCGGAGGGATAGCTTAAAGCCGTTCTTCCCCTGGGCGGACCCGTGACAGGTGCCCATGTTGCAGCCGGTGGAGGCGAGCACGGGCATGACGTCTTTGCCGAAGCGGATGTCGGGTGTGTCGATGCCGGCCACCTTGACGGGTAAGGCGATCGACTGACCGGCGGCCGAGACCTTGACCTGGGTGTCGCCGGCGGCGACCGGGGCGATGTATCGGCCGTCAACGATCTTCACGCCTGAGCCGGGCTCCAGCGTGGCGATGTCGGTCAGGTCGTACTTCTGTCCGTCGGCGGCGATGCCCCAGACCAGCACCTGCCGGGCGTCGGAGGCATTGGCCAAACCGAGCGACGACGGTTGGAGTTCGATCTTACGGATCTCGGGCAAGGCGGCCTTGGGCAGCGCCGAGCCACCGACGGCCGGTGCCCCAGCCAACGCGGTGCCCGCAAGCGACAGCAAGCCAAAACCCAAGCTTAGAAAAAATCGATACTTACGATCCATCAGAGGCCCTTCCTCGCTGGACATCGACCGTGACATCGAACCTGGGAACCGCCCGATCATCTCAAAGGCGATCCACAAGCCGACCTACCGAACACGTTCTCACGCCAAACGAAATGCGTTGGCGCAACGCGGGCTGCGCCAAAGTCAGATGATGTTACCTCGTAGCGGGTGGGATGTTCGAATGATTTTTCCAGCCGGGGTCGATTCGGAAATTCGCTTGACCCCCAAGGCTGAAAACCTAAAATATGGCGAACGCAGTCGCTCCCTTGGGTGGCGGTCGTCAGGACGATCTTGTTGTGGACTCGCCTGGCTCAGGCCGTTTTCGCGTTCTCCGTCTCCGGCTCTGAAACGACAAGGGATGAACGCCAAGACGTCTTCAACGGCGGGGAACTCCTGGCTTCTCGGCGCCGTTCGGTTCAATCGTGGCGCGGCCCAAATTGCACTATCTTGCTGAACGCCCAGTGGTCTGCAGTTGAAGGATTTGGCAGGTTGTCCGGGAGCGAGTGCGCAAAACTACGAATTTCCCAAATCAAAGCCATTGCCGACCGTCGAAACCGGCCGCCTGGCGCGAGCGGCCCTAAACGTCGCACGGCGGACCGACACAACAGGAAGATCAGATTCATCTTCATCTGGAACGAGGACTAACCATGCGATCCATCTCCGGCCTGCTCCGATTTGTCTCCGGCGGCGCTCTCGGCGTAACCGTCCTGTTGGCGGGAACCGCCGGGGCTCAGCAGCCTCCGGCTCAGCCGCAACCTGGCCAGGCCCAACCCGGCCAGCCCGCCCCCGCCGGTGACGAGCGACCGGACTGGCAGAAGCGGATCGAAGATTTCCGCAAGCGCGCCGACGACCGCATGAAGACCCTGCTTCAGGCCAGTGATGAGGAGTACGCGGTCCTGAAACCCCGGATCGAAAAACTGCAGGGCCTGCAGATGTCGAACGACTCGCGCGTGATGGGCTTCGGCATGCTCATGGGTGGTGGCGGCGGCGCGCAATCCTGGCGCACCCGCGCCTCTGAAGTCCCCGAAGGTCAGCGGCAGGAACGCAAACCCGATGAACCCGGCGCGGCCCGCCCGGCCGGTGGACCTCCCGGCGGCGCGGCCGGCGGACTGATGGCGATGTTCGGCGTGCAAAGCAACCCGGCGATGGACAAGGCCCGCGAGATTCAGCAGGCGTTGGAATCCAAGGAAGCAACCGCCGAGACACTTAAGACCAAGCTCGCCGAGCTGCGAGCCCTCAAGAAGCAGGCCAAGGAAGAGATAACCCGGACGCAGGAAGAGCTGCGGCAACTCTGCACGGTGCGGCAGGAGACGGTGCTGGTGTTGATGGGGGTTTTGGAATAGCGGCGAACGATGTCTTTGCTGCGTTCTCTGGAACTCGTTCGAAACGTCGGGAACCCAGCCAGTGATTCGGGAGACCGAGTACACCGAGCGGGCCGTCGGATACAATACAGCCGTGGACGTGCCGACTCCGACAGATTCTCGTTCGATTGACCGGGAGCTTCTTGAGTTCCTGAACGGCCCGCCGCCACAGGATGAGAACGGGATCGACCTGAGCATCATTCGCGAGAACCTGAGCCTCTCGATGGAAGAGCGTGCAGAACGTCACTACCAGGCTCGCTTGTTCATCGAGAGGTTGAACCGATCGCGGGGCACGAATGGACCCTTTCCTGCAATTGATCAAGAGACTGAGTGATCACGACGTTCGTTTCGTGCTGATTGGGGAGAAAGGGCGGCGATCAACGGATGACCAAGGCAAATCGTGATGTCGATCCCATCTCCCTCAGATCGGCCCCACATCCTCGCCACGCCACAAACGCACGGCGTTTCTCGCGGCCGCCCAGGCGAGCGATCCCGGCAGCGCCAGACATAGGAATGAAACCACCGCAGCGGGAATCGGCATGGCCCCTTTCACGAATGCCGCCCAGACAAACACAGCCAGCATTGAAAGCGTCAGTACTACGAAGAACACTGTGTAGAACACCGCACGGCACAGGCGAAACCAGCGGATCGGTGTGCGCTGCTCCTTGCCGTACTCCAGGACGGGTGCTGGGGTCGGCTCACGCGGTTCGATCTTCGGTGGAACTTCCATTGAGCTCCGAGCCGTGTCTCACACAAGCCGCTCGGCGATCTGCACGGCGTTGGTCGCCGCGCCTTTGCGGATCTGGTCGCCGCTGACGAACAGGTCGATGCCTTTGCCGTCGTCGCGGCTGATGTCCTGCCGAATTCGGCCGGCGTAAACCAGGTCCTGGTTGCTGGTTTCCAGGGGCATGGGAAAGTAGTTGTTCGCCGGGTCGTCGACGATCTTGATGCCCGGCGCCTTGCTCAGGATCTGCCGAACCTGGTCGGCGGTGATGGGGCGCTCGAACTCGACGTTGATGCTCTCGCTGTGGGCGCGGGGGATGGGCACGCGAACGCAGGTCGCGGTGATCATGATCTTGGGGTCGCCGAAGATCTTGCGCGTCTCCAGGACCATCTTGTTCTCTTCCTCGTTGTAGCCGTTGTCGGCGACCTTCGAGTTGTGCGAGAAGACGTTGTTGAAGATCTGGTGCGGGAACTTTTCCTTCAGGATCGGCTGGCCGGCGGCGAACGCCTTCTGCTGGGCTTCGAGCTCGTAAAGGCCCCATGCGCCCGCGCCGCTGACGGCCTGGTAGGTGCTGACGATGACCCGCTTGACCTTGTTAACCTTGTAGAGCGGCCAGACGGCGACATTCATGATGATCGTCGAGCAGTTGGGGTTGGCGATGACGCCGTTGTGCTTGTGGATCGCCTCGGGGTTGACCTCGGGCACCACCAGCGGCACGCCTTCCTTCATGCGGAACGCCGAGCTGTTATCGACGACCACCGCACCGGCTGAGACCGCGGCGGGGGCGAACTCCTTGGAGATGCTGCCGCCGGCCGAGAAGAGCGCGATCTGGACGTCCTTGAAGCTGTCCTTGGTCAGCTCTTCGATCAGGTATTCCTTGCCGTTGAAGGTCGCGGTCTTGCCCGCGCTGCGGGCCGAGGCCAACAGCTTGAGGTTCTTGATCGGAAAGTTCCGCTCCGCCAGGACGGTGAGGAACTCTTGACCCACAGCGCCGGTGGCGCCGACGACGGCAACATTGACGGACATGGCGACCTCTGAAGTTTCGGTCGATCGTCTCGACCGAGGAAAACGCAGCCCTTCGGGCTTGCCGCTGAAAGGACCGGCTTAAAACAAAAATGCCACAGACTCACCGACGGGACCTCAACGCAGCCGAACGACCAAAACTCACAGAGCCCTCGAGACGCGCGCTTAGTGCGTCGTCGTGGCTTTGCGGGTTTTGAGTTTCGTTCGAGAAAGCTGCATGGGTGCGTCTGGCAAATCTGTGGCTTTAACACGTCGTATACGACGCTCGGTTGAGATTTTGAGCAGTGGTCGCCGCGAATGCAAGAGGATTTGAATGATTTCTCGACCAGGCAGGCTCGTCCAATGCCGTCCGCGCCTTGGCACACTTTTCACAGGGTGGCATGGGCAAATGTACTCGCTTGCCCGTGGCGGCCGACGTCCGAGACGGCTATCGGAGTACCGTTACCCACGCCACCCAATCCTCATTCTTATCCACGACAAAGCACTAAATGTGCTGGCGTCCTTCCAACCCTTGTACGACGGCCTGCCGCCGGGCGGGGCGCGGCGAGCCCGCTTTGTCCGCCAGGTCCGATCGATGCGCCCGGGCAATATCGGCCGCGGCCTTGGACCAGTCGGGGAAGTCAAACTCGAACCCGGCCTCGAGCAGCCGGCCGGGCACGACCCGGCGGCTTTTGAGGAGCAGTTCGGTCTCGGTCCGCAGGAAGAACGCGCCGACCTCCAACATCAGTTTCGTCGCCGGCAGGCCGATCTTCACGCCCGCCGCTCGCCGCAGGATTCGCATGAACTCGCGGTTGGGAATGGGGTTCGGCGACGAAAGGTTGATCGGGCCTTGGATGTGCGAGTTCTCGATCAGGAACTCGATCGACCGGCAGAAGTCGACCAGGTGCATCCAACTGACGAATTGCGTGCCTTTGCCCAGCGTTCCACCCAGGCGCTTGCGGACGATGTTGTAGAACGCCTCGAAGACGCCCCCGGTGCCGGGGCCCATGACCATCGCGGCGCGGAGGGCAACATTGCGCGTCCTGGGAGTGTCGGCGGTGAAGAAAGCCGCCTCCCACTTCTGGCAGACGTCGACCGAGAAGCCGTTGCCGATCTCGCCGGTGGCCTCGTCCATCGGGCGGTCCTCGGCGTGACGGTAGATGGTGGCGCTGGCGGCGTTGATCCAGAGCGGCGGCGGCGACTTGGAGCCCGCGATCGCCTCGCCGATGACACGCGTGCTGTCGAGCCGGCTGGCGTAGATCTCCTGCTTGTTCTTCTCGTTGTACCGGCAGTTGACGGTGCGACCGGCCAGGTTGAGGACGACGTCCGCGCCGTCGAGTTCCGTCGTCCACCTGCCCGGCGTTCGGCCATCCCACGGCAGGACGCGGGCAACACTCGATCCGGAAGGGCTGCGGCTCAGAACGGTGACGTCCCACCCCTTGTTGCCGAACCATTCGGCCAGATGCCGGCCCAGGTAACCGTTCCCACCCGGTATGATCATGCGTCGGGTCATCGGAGCGCTCCTTTCAATCGGAGCATACGGAATGTTTCACCGGCTGCTGAAAGTTTCATCGGATTTGCCGCGACAGCGTTTAGACTTCGGGAAGGTTTCGATCGGCTTTGGAAACTGGAAATCGGGCAGAGTGC is part of the Humisphaera borealis genome and encodes:
- a CDS encoding DUF1549 and DUF1553 domain-containing protein; amino-acid sequence: MDRKYRFFLSLGFGLLSLAGTALAGAPAVGGSALPKAALPEIRKIELQPSSLGLANASDARQVLVWGIAADGQKYDLTDIATLEPGSGVKIVDGRYIAPVAAGDTQVKVSAAGQSIALPVKVAGIDTPDIRFGKDVMPVLASTGCNMGTCHGSAQGKNGFKLSLRGYDADYDYNVLVNALQGRRVNRVEPDKSLMLMKPAGIVPHEGKQVIKPGDRHYNIIRDWIAQGLKPETELKTAKPTKIEVVPAMVALDIAGRTQRIVVVAHYADGSTRDVTRDAVFSASNIEAVQVDGAKVTGLRRGEAAVLVRYEGAYAAVGVSIMGDRAGFAFKPTAEYNFIDKHVNAKLEKRKILPSEECTDADYLRRVYLDLTGLPPTADVARAFLTSQSPSQEKRRQLVDQLLGSKDYVAIWSNKWADLLQCNQKALGEKGVWAFREWIRESIAQNKPYDQFAYELITAQGSNLTNPAVNYYRALKDLDDKKQLTPNKMTEDISQTFLGVRFNCNKCHDHPFEKWTQQQYYEFGAFFARVSFKPGTRAGEEIVYTNFRGGENIYPKTTMALAPHVPYGEQPNLEDARVRQEAFARWMTSKDNPLFARSYVNRTWSYFFGVGIIDPVDDIRASNPPSNPELLDALTDEFVKSGFNMQQLVRTIVTSRTYQASVVANHWNNDDKINFSHFLPRRLSAEQMMDAVGLAAGVKPKVQGLPDGMRAVYLADGLTDTGSDFLKLFGRPKRETACECERTSNMSLAHALNLVNGPLISGAVTDPASSIGKLVEKEKDNRKVVEEIYLGTLSRMPTAEEMKLADELGTDPKQRLDVAQDVAWALMNSPAFLFNR
- a CDS encoding aspartate-semialdehyde dehydrogenase; this translates as MSVNVAVVGATGAVGQEFLTVLAERNFPIKNLKLLASARSAGKTATFNGKEYLIEELTKDSFKDVQIALFSAGGSISKEFAPAAVSAGAVVVDNSSAFRMKEGVPLVVPEVNPEAIHKHNGVIANPNCSTIIMNVAVWPLYKVNKVKRVIVSTYQAVSGAGAWGLYELEAQQKAFAAGQPILKEKFPHQIFNNVFSHNSKVADNGYNEEENKMVLETRKIFGDPKIMITATCVRVPIPRAHSESINVEFERPITADQVRQILSKAPGIKIVDDPANNYFPMPLETSNQDLVYAGRIRQDISRDDGKGIDLFVSGDQIRKGAATNAVQIAERLV
- a CDS encoding TIGR01777 family oxidoreductase; translated protein: MTRRMIIPGGNGYLGRHLAEWFGNKGWDVTVLSRSPSGSSVARVLPWDGRTPGRWTTELDGADVVLNLAGRTVNCRYNEKNKQEIYASRLDSTRVIGEAIAGSKSPPPLWINAASATIYRHAEDRPMDEATGEIGNGFSVDVCQKWEAAFFTADTPRTRNVALRAAMVMGPGTGGVFEAFYNIVRKRLGGTLGKGTQFVSWMHLVDFCRSIEFLIENSHIQGPINLSSPNPIPNREFMRILRRAAGVKIGLPATKLMLEVGAFFLRTETELLLKSRRVVPGRLLEAGFEFDFPDWSKAAADIARAHRSDLADKAGSPRPARRQAVVQGLEGRQHI